ATAGGATGTAATTGTATCTATATATTGCCTTCCGacttgaaaaaaagaagaagatagttTGAATTATCCACTGACACTATTGTTTAATAGCTTtctacaaagaaaaaaaaaaagaaaaagaaggaaacaaCAATGAACAAATTTAATATACAAGAAAAGGATATTCTTTAAATGTCCTTTCTTtatatctattttattattattttacatatatcAATATTAGGCTAACATGCATACTTGTATTCTACtctttcttcttattattcctTTTACCTTGGTCCTTCCAGTCTTATTAAAATCATGactttatattttatatatataatgatgtaTGCATGTGTTTAGGAAAAATCACTTATCTTATATTTGGGAGTATAGATTTCATACTTGTAACTTGGATTTGTTTTAAAtgtatacaaattcaaatccaaggcaTAAGATTGTAGTCTAGACAAAGCCTTGGATTTTGTATGAATCAAGAATTTTGTTTCATGAAAGAAAATGAATGAAAAAGACgaagaaaaatatttgaattttctaTTATAATATCAAAATGAAGGGTTTATTATAATatggtttgattccttgtttagtagtttggaggttgtaAAGAAAGAGATGTGTGGTTAGAATAGAGGGGAAATTAGATGTGTGGCTATCCATTAAGAATTGGGTGAGGGTTTTAACATGATAGTTATGACTCATTTAAATGATACTGATGTCtggatattgcagaatctggaggtgcagattgtgaataaaaagaataaagttATGCAAgttgtgagatggctaaaactgagacaagggaggttgaaactaaatatgGATGGGAGCAGCTTGGACAACGCAAGGCCAGCAGGTGATGGTGGCATTCTTAGAGATTGTACACgttcttttatttttgggttttcaaaatattttggtttgtGTTCtaataatgaagttgaattgagagtaatgatggaaagaataaagatttgcaaacaattgggtcacaccagtattgacattgaatgtgattagaatattgtagtaaattggataagatccagtaaatGCTCTTTAcagtatttgtgggatttttgggagtagCTTATTGGTGTATTGGAGGGTGTAGATTTTTTGATAAATCATCTCTACAAAGAAGGGAATAAAGTGATAGATGCATTGACTCGACAAGGTGCCATGGGGAAGAACAATTTGTTTACAAAAACTAGTTAACTTTCTAGAGTTATCAAATGtttgtatagattggataagatgaGTACGACTTATATAAAATATGTTTAATTGGTTGccttttggtattggtatatgaccgttttattttttgtttggtttgatgcatgtGGTGTTTTAGTGGTTATTTGTAAATCCGAAGTGTCTTTTTGTTTCTATGGTATTCCTCAATTataagtgagagttattaataaaattaagaaaggaggtgctgccctcttttataaaaaaaaaaaaaaaaaaagtttattgtaatatgattaaaaattaaaattaaaattaaaattttaatactaTACTGATTTGAAGGACTAAAATTGTATTAATTAATTTGttataaatctttttttttttcctgatttcTAAATAtccaaatacaaaataataaactCTTTCGCAtgattattactattattactattatctatTCAGGGGAATGAATGAAAGAGCTTGAGCCGAGGTTGTGGATCTTGATTGAGTTGGATGGATTGGGCAGAAGCAGGTTCCACGCATGCCCGTGGAATTCCCTTTCTCTTCCTGAAACATTGTATCCTACTTGTCCGAATCAGGTTAAAACCAGTAACTGTTAATCGGAGTTGTTGGGGATAAGATGTGTCACCAATCAGTACCATGTCATTCCCGTGTTTGGATGCATGCATAATCCCCCGGTTCAAATAGGGTTGGACCCACAGTCGGTCAACCATGCACCCACGTCATCATCCACGTGTCTCTCACCCACTGGGCAGTGTTTAACAAAAgcttcatttcacataaaatcatttttttttttaattataaataatttaataagaACAAAAAGGGTCCCACTTCCAATTCTCAATCCTTATTGCAAACGGTCCTGGACTAAGACATACCCACTGTCCGCCCGTCTTATGTCACGTGCAAAACAAAAAGCTTTAATACAAAAAGCAATACACCCGTACACGGCCAAAACGACAAAACGTCGCCGTCCAAACGTATTTATCCTTAACGTAACCCAATATCCACTGTGAACATCCGACCGCAGCCATCGCGACCTTTGACCCCATCATCTTCCCCTCCTCCGACCCCAAAACAAGAACCGTCTGATTCCATTCAAGCCATCTAATCTGATGATCATGTCAGGAAGGCAAGCCCCTTAAGCGCTATCCGATACGTACTGCATGAACTCCGGGTCGGACTCCAGACCCGCCATTGTCTCCGGAGCCAAAACCACCTCCAGATCCACGCTCCGCCCGCCTTCTCGCCCCGGAAACGCCGAGATCTTCCCGTCGAACTTGTTCGCCCGCCCGCTCCGGACAGCCAACGGCCGGCCCCACCCGAAGTCGTTGTCGTACATCGGGAATCTCGGCGAGCTTCCCATCGTGATCATCGCGCCGTCGAAGTTTCCCAGCGGGAAGAGCCGAGGGTTGCGCTCCCAGTCCTCCACGCCTTTACGCACCGTCCCGTCACCGTGCGCCACCACGTTTCGGTGGAGCATCGCCGCGCACCACCGCAGGTCCCGGCTCAGCAGCTCCCCTGCCGCCACGGTCGTCGGAATGCTCTGGATCGCGTTGCCGAAGTAGTACGGGTCCAGCTTCGGCTCCAAACGGTGCCGGCAGTTCACCGCCATCCGAAAGGTCGTCGTCTTGGTCGCCGGGAGCTCCCTCGCACGCGTCACTGAACGCCACAGCTGCGCCGACAGCGACTGAAATGATGAGATCTCGTCCGTTCGATTGAGCGCCTTCAGAACGGCGTCGCACAGGAACTTCTCCGTTACAGGCGTTATCTTTCCGTTAGATTTCTCGTTTTCTCCTTTAACCGTTTTCCAACCGTCGTTATTTTGCTTTCCCAATATTTCGTTACTTGGGGGTCTCTGCTGCTCGTTGTTGGCTCTGTTTTTCAGCTTCAGAATCGCTTCTACGCTGAAGTGAAAGATTCTCTCGCGCAACGGCTCGTTGCCGGAGAAGGTGAGCTTGGGACCACCGGAAGGGAATCTGAGAACCTCCGGCGTGTCGAACACCGTATCGCGTCTGAAATCCGGCGAATTCGGGACCTTAACTCCTCTGGTGATGGCAGCGAAAGTGTTGAAGAAGTGCCAGAAGGATGTCCCGTCGACTACGGAGTGGTTGACGGTGCAGCCGACGAAGAGCCCGTCGGCGAGCTCCGTGACCTGAACGCAGGCGAGGGGCTTGAAGTGGCCGGCGTAGCTGAGAGTGTTGTCGAAGGCGAAGAAGTGCCGAACAGAGTCGGGGACGTCGACAGGGGATAGAATGTCGCAAATGTGGAGGTGTTTGGCCCTGGCCTGAACGAAATCGACGCCGGCGTCGTTGCAGACGATGTGGACGTGGCCGGCGGGGTCGGTGTTCAGGCGGCCGGCGAGGGCCGGAAACTGGGCCAGAGTTTGAGAAAGTGAGCGCTTGAGAAGAGAAATAAAAGAATCGATTTGGTGAGGAGGGCGAGTGAGGAGGACGCCCTTTTGAATGTATTGGCAGGAGAGCATAGGAAGGTCTGAGACGGAGAGCTTGAGAGTCTTAATTTTGGATTTGTGGTGTGGGGAAACGGTGCATTTGGAGACGATGACgagggaggaggaagaagaagaagaaggcatttTGTCTTTCTTCCAGTTGGGGGTTGCTCTGTTTTCGCGGAGAGTGAACTGAGAAAGAAGCGAGAGAGCGGGTGAGGTTTATATAGAGGGAGACGCGGGGTTGGATTCATGAACTTGGGTAGGAGCTTTCGCTCTATACcccattaattttaatttaaattctttaaatttaatttaagaaCAGAAGGTGCATCAGAGGGAGAGGGAGGGGGAGAGGGTGAGGGtgaggagagggagagggagacggGGAGGCGACGTGATGACCTAAGAGTAGACTCCGCACAGGACAATTGTAAAAGACGGGCACTCGTAATTCTCAGGTTTTACGGATTAAtaaacaatttatttattttttattaagatgtcctaaaaaaaaaaaagactaaagcTTGATTTTCCAAGTAAGTCAATATTTTAGAAAACGTTATTCGAAATTTTCCAAGTGAGAAAAAGTTTACTTTTGGGAATATGGATGTCTGGTAGTAACTGCCTTTTCGGGGTGTTGCTTTCCTCAGTGATCAATGGATGGTATCAGGCTGAGTGTCTTTTATTGTTCAGGTTGTGCACAACAACTAAGCTTTGGTGATGTACAATT
This Malania oleifera isolate guangnan ecotype guangnan chromosome 11, ASM2987363v1, whole genome shotgun sequence DNA region includes the following protein-coding sequences:
- the LOC131168349 gene encoding uncharacterized acetyltransferase At3g50280, with the protein product MPSSSSSSSLVIVSKCTVSPHHKSKIKTLKLSVSDLPMLSCQYIQKGVLLTRPPHQIDSFISLLKRSLSQTLAQFPALAGRLNTDPAGHVHIVCNDAGVDFVQARAKHLHICDILSPVDVPDSVRHFFAFDNTLSYAGHFKPLACVQVTELADGLFVGCTVNHSVVDGTSFWHFFNTFAAITRGVKVPNSPDFRRDTVFDTPEVLRFPSGGPKLTFSGNEPLRERIFHFSVEAILKLKNRANNEQQRPPSNEILGKQNNDGWKTVKGENEKSNGKITPVTEKFLCDAVLKALNRTDEISSFQSLSAQLWRSVTRARELPATKTTTFRMAVNCRHRLEPKLDPYYFGNAIQSIPTTVAAGELLSRDLRWCAAMLHRNVVAHGDGTVRKGVEDWERNPRLFPLGNFDGAMITMGSSPRFPMYDNDFGWGRPLAVRSGRANKFDGKISAFPGREGGRSVDLEVVLAPETMAGLESDPEFMQYVSDSA